Proteins co-encoded in one Stomoxys calcitrans chromosome 5, idStoCalc2.1, whole genome shotgun sequence genomic window:
- the LOC106080925 gene encoding early endosome antigen 1 yields the protein MEDSDLKANRTTSPSEDGQGSSRNNGSDQNNTNPTQDLVSREMFLQLEEENRKMQNGFNAQRARLKELFVQKEQELDALKTKLVVAEMKAQEEISSLQQLVQDTVEETAICKSELEILKEEVNRLNQENRHLQENLQVHSTSQELSSLAPVLNQVKKTIARKLGGENTITSSTDAAFDDSKNKAEGAGKYHQEDPEVLASIVIQLQEEMKVLKEKLRQADDKLQTSHCQNDDGACGETKPTLACNNCANLETKIGEIHASEALNKEKFDKLKKQLEETHKDLEKEAELRGVLENQWQEKREAHKNEVHTLREQVTANEQQLLKLQQTFLETKDEVSRQLSRISVDRERVNKHLEMLQADNDYLSGRYLATAEEIENQYINLPNTIEELHEVILRQQNELIQARLGCDYEKKRCVTSLDEIQILRDQLDASNNDRATYKKKVQTEIKSLQERITQHMKILEQCQSAKVSLERKESELNRQISAFRVEIIELQDQNEKLVKNYADAQTKIKNLQDDLTTSEQVQKDFVQLSQRLQMCLERLRKADSEVRWQDDDDVSNCPTCEVYFTVTVRKIHCRHCGSIYCDKCLSKTVQSGPRNRPARVCDLCHTLLTPNIAPYFSQESSQQVTSNNT from the exons ATGGAAGATAGCGATTTAAAAGCTAACCGCACAACATCTCCTAGTGAGGATGGTCAGGGGTCTTCTAGGAATAACGGTTCTGATCAAAATAATACCAATCCAACTCAAG ATCTCGTTTCCAGAGAAATGTTTCTACAATTAGAAGAAGAAAATCGTAAAATGCAAAATGGTTTCAATGCCCAGAGAGCCAGACTGAAGGAGCTCTTCGTGCAGAAGGAACAGGAATTGGATGCTCTTAAAACTAAATTGGTAGTGGCCGAAATGAAGGCGCAAGAAGAAATTTCTTCTCTGCAACAGCTGGTGCAGG ATACTGTGGAAGAAACTGCAATTTGCAAATCTGAGttggaaattttgaaagaagaggTCAATCGCCTAAATCAAGAAAATCGACATTTGCAAGAGAACTTGCAAGTTCATTCCACATCACAGGAGCTCAGCAGTTTGGCTCCAGTTCTAAACCAAGTTAAAAAAACAATAGCCAGGAAGCTGGGTGGTGAGAACACAATTACCTCAAGCACTGATGCTGCCTTCGATGATTCCAAAAATAAAGCAGAAGGCGCCGGAAAATAT caTCAGGAGGACCCAGAGGTTCTAGCATCAATAGTGATACAATTACAGGAAGAAATGAAAGTTTTGAAAGAAAAACTTCGACAAGCAGATGACAAACTACAAACATCTCATTGTCAAAACGATGATGGTGCGTGTGGTGAAACCAAGCCAACATTAGCGTGCAATAATTGTGCGAATCTTGAAACTAAAATTGGGGAAATCCATGCCTCTGAGGCTTTAAATAAGGAGAAATTTgataaattgaagaaacaatTGGAAGAGACGCACAAGGACCTGGAAAAAGAAGCCGAGCTTCGGGGTGTATTGGAAAATCAGTGGCAAGAAAAACGAGAGGCCCATAAAAATGAAGTGCATACTCTAAGGGAGCAG GTGACAGCAAATGAGCAGCAGCTGCTGAAGTTACAGCAAACGTTTTTAGAAACCAAAGATGAAGTCTCTCGACAATTATCGCGTATTAGCGTAGATCGTGAGAGGGTTAATAAGCATTTGGAAATGCTGCAAGCCGACAATGACTATTTATCTGGTCGTTACTTGGCCACAGCGGAAGAAATTGAAAATCAGTACATCAATTTGCCAAATACCATAGAGGAGTTGCATGAAGTTATTTTGCGTCAACAAAATGAACTTATACAGGCACGTTTGGGTTGTGATTATGAAAAGAAGCGGTGTGTTACCTCATTGGATGAGATACAAATTCTACGCGACCAACTTGATGCTAGCAACAATGACAGAGCAACTTATAAGAAGAAAGTGCAAACGGAAATTAAATCACTTCA AGAACGAATTACGCAGCATATGAAAATATTGGAGCAATGTCAATCTGCTAAAGTGTCGTTGGAACGTAAAGAAAGCGAATTGAATAGGCAAATTTCTGCCTTTAGGGTAGAAATTATAGAATTGCAGGATCAAAAT gaaaAACTTGTCAAAAATTATGCTGATGCTCAAACTAAAATCAAGAATCTGCAAGATGATCTTACCACAAGTGAGCAAGTACAAAAGGACTTTGTTCAATTATCACAAAGGCTGCAA ATGTGTTTGGAGCGCCTGAGAAAAGCCGATTCCGAGGTACGTTGGCAAGACGATGATGATGTTTCAAATTGTCCCACCTGCGAAGTTTATTTCACAGTCACGGTGCGAAAAATCCATTGTCGTCACTGTGGCAGCATATATTGCGATAAATGTTTATCTAAAACTGTGCAATCTGGCCCCAGAAATAGGCCGGCACGTGTTTGTGATTTGTGCCATACGTTGCTAACACCCAATATAGCTCCTTACTTCAGTCAGGAATCTTCTCAACaggtgacttccaacaacacttAG
- the LOC106080931 gene encoding protein LTV1 homolog, whose translation MGKGKKAFIDRKNAVTFHLVHRSQHDPLVTDADAPQHVLVEAGARQPQKQANLDPADLEKRREEQKKYGIHYDDDYDYLQHLKKPEMETVWEYVENPNQAKKRVDENRLTTAPKLNLPSSVFASEFEEDEGMLNKAAPHPGPRPDWDPDVVAALDDDFDFDNEENMLDDDFVMKAMEGNSDEEEDYDEDEEEEEDDEQDFDSDDLDGSDEEDDDELMDRLGPLMRNKRFANEETKSQFTEYSMSSSVIRRNEQLSLLDDRFERFYATYDDPELGDLATEEIEGSWGQKHPYVMGCYKQFKKSDEILEYNKEWDKKRIEKYENVVEGDQDPNEELIEYEVEDPKEKKWDCESILTTCSNIYNHPKLIDEPKKHRSRQNSNSLAGNKIEIDPKTGMPMNVLHGDNNQLTAKALAKLENGTDANASGPKSLCAKSVLSTLSVLSIRPKDETPEEKRERKRLLKEYRLERRIEKKANAEAFKEEKKRQIHVKQNQHLNQQGSKIL comes from the exons atg gGTAAAGGCAAAAAGGCGTTCATTGATCGTAAAAATGCTGTGACTTTTCATCTGGTGCATCGCAGTCAACACGACCCTCTGGTCACTGATGCGGATGCTCCTCAACATGTTTTGGTAGAAGCTGGTGCCCGTCAGCCGCAAAAGCAGGCAAATCTCGATCCAGCCGATTTGGAAAAACGTCGAGAAGAGCAAAAGAAATATGGCATTCActatgatgatgattatgattACTTGCAGCACTTGAAAAAGCCCGAAATGGAGACAGTATGGGAGTATGTGGAGAATCCCAATCAAGCCAAGAAACGAGTTGATGAAAATCGTTTAACCACAGCACCGAAATTGAATTTGCCCAGTTCTGTATTTGCTAGCGAATTTGAAGAGGACGAGGGTATGCTAAACAAAGCTGCTCCACACCCTGGACCACGTCCCGATTGGGATCCAGATGTAGTTGCTGCTCTAGatgatgattttgattttgacaATGAAGAAAATATGTTGGATGATGATTTTGTTATGAAGGCCATGGAGGGAAATAGTGATGAGGAAGAAGATTACGATGAAGATGAGGAGGAGGAAGAGGACGATGAGCAAGATTTCGACTCTGATGACCTAGATGGTTCCGATGAAGAAGATGACGATGAACTTATGGATCGTTTGGGACCGCTCATGAGAAACAAACGTTTTGCAAACGAGGAAACCAAGTCCCAGTTCACAGAATACTCCATGTCATCTAGTGTCATTCGTCGCAACGAACAGTTGTCCCTTTTGGATGACCGTTTTGAACGTTTCTATGCCACTTATGACGACCCCGAACTTGGAGATCTAGCCACCGAAGAAATCGAAGGATCGTGGGGCCAAAAACACCCGTATGTGATGGGTTGttataaacaatttaaaaaatccgatGAAATTTTAGAATATAACAAAGAATGGGATAAGAAACGcatagaaaaatatgaaaatgttgTAGAAGGTGATCAAGACCCGAATGAAGAACTGATAGAGTATGAAGTAGAAGATCCAAAGGAGAAAAAATGGGATTGTGAATCTATTTTGACAACTTGTTCGAACATATACAATCATCCAAAACTTATTGATGAACCCAAGAAACATAGAAGTCGCCAAAACTCGAATTCATTAGCgggaaataaaattgaaatcgaTCCCAAAACTGGAATGCCAATGAATGTTTTGCATGGTGACAACAATCAATTGACAGCCAAAGCCTTGGCGAAACTTGAAAATGGCACAGATGCTAATGCATCCGGCCCCAAGTCCCTCTGTGCAAAATCGGTGCTATCCACACTTAGTGTATTATCAATACGTCCAAAGGACGAGACGCCCGAAGAGAAACGGGAGCGTAAACGCTTACTTAAGGAATATCGCTTGGAACGCCGCATTGAGAAGAAGGCTAACGCTGAAGCCTTTAAGGAGGAAAAGAAGCGACAAATACACGTGAAACAAAATCAACATCTCAATCAACAAGGCAGTAAAATTCTTTAG
- the LOC106080930 gene encoding cleavage and polyadenylation specificity factor subunit 1 produces the protein MFSICKQSHPATAVEFAITCRFFNNIDENLVVAGANVLKVYRIFPNLDTSQRQQKINPNDLRTPPKMRLECLASYTLYGNVMSLQSVTLTGSMRDALLISFKDAKLSVVQHDPDTYALKTLSLHYFEEDDIRDGWTGRYYVPMVRVDPDARCAIMLVYGKRLVVLPFRKENGIDEIELADVKPIKKAPTAIMSRTPILASYLIALRDLDEKIDNVLDIQFLHGYYEPTLLILYEPVRTFAGRVAVRSDTCVLVAISLNIQQRVHPIIWTVTGLPFDCLQVFPIQKPIGGCLVTSVNAIMYLNQSVPPYGVSLNSSADHSTNFPLKPQDGVRISLDAANIAFIDVDKLVVSLRTGDLYVVTLCVDSMRTVRNFHFHKAAASVLTSCMCVCQSEYLFLGSRLGNSLLLHFTEEDQSTVITLDEYDTNETTSGNVTTPDETRKARRIEDEELEVYGSGAKTSVQLRKYIFEVCDSLLNVGPINFMCAGERVEFEEGGTTMRPQANQLSELKIDIVASIGHNKNGALCVFANCIDPQVITSFELDGCLDVWTVFDDVSKKSNHQDHHDFMILSQRTSTLVLQTGEEINEIDNTGFSYNQPTIFVGNLGQNRFIVQVTTRSVRLLQGKRLIQNVPIDEGAPVVQVSTADPYVCLRVLHGKVITLALRETKGTPRLAINKNTISSVPAVISLAAYKDLSGLFTTKSDDVLNLTGSSGNSLYSGLGYMKAEPNMKIEDEEDLLYGETGNAFKMNSMADLAKQSRQKNSDWWRRLLMQVKSTYWLVVGRESGTLEIYSMPDMKLVYLVNDVGNGDTVLTDSMEFVPANLNQTDNKQGILLNCMPQHANSPLPIELSLVGLGYQGNRPLLMIRTRSELLIYQVYRYAKGHMKIRFRKINTINVRDDDDKMMEVDDDDNSEFESYNLQDRYISKLRFFTNISGLNGVVVCGPNPCFIFLTGKGELRVHKYTNGYLRSFSAFNNVNCPQGFLSFDTTFDLKICVLPPYLTYDSAWPARKVPLRCTPKQIVYHRENRVYCLITQTEEITNKYYRFNGEDKELTEENKGERFIYPTMSKFTMVLVSPETWEIVPDASIEFENWEHVTAFKIVKLAYEGTRSGLKEYLCIGTNFNYSEDITSRGNIHIYDIIEVVPEPGKPLTKFKLKEIFKKEQKGPVSAIADVLGFLVTAFGQKIYLWQLTDDDLIGVAFIDTNIYVHEIISIKSLILIADVYKSVSVLRFQEEFRTLSLASRDFYPLEVFGIEFMVDNTNLAFLVSDAEKNFIVYMYQPEVRESIGGQKLLRKGDYHLGQTVNTMFRVQCHQRGPMQRQPFMYENKHFAVFGTLDGGIGYCMPLPEKVYRRFLMLQNVLLSYQEHLCGLNPKEFRTIKMAKKLSINPSRCIIDGDLIWSFANMTVAERNEVAKKIGTKTEDILSDLLEIERLTAVF, from the coding sequence ATGTTCTCCATATGTAAACAGTCTCATCCTGCCACAGCAGTGGAATTTGCAATAACCTGCCGGTTTTTCAACAACATCGACGAAAATTTAGTGGTGGCGGGTGCTAATGTGCTGAAAGTTTATAGAATATTTCCGAATTTGGATACATCTCAGCGGCAGcaaaaaataaatccaaatgaTTTACGTACACCACCCAAGATGCGGCTGGAGTGCCTGGCATCGTATACGCTGTATGGTAATGTAATGTCCTTGCAAAGTGTTACACTAACCGGCTCAATGCGAGATGCTTTATTGATTAGCTTCAAGGATGCTAAGTTATCTGTTGTACAACATGATCCTGATACGTATGCCCTAAAAACACTTTCCCTTCATTATTTTGAGGAGGATGACATACGGGATGGCTGGACAGGTCGTTATTATGTGCCCATGGTGCGCGTGGATCCAGATGCGCGCTGTGCAATTATGCTGGTTTACGGTAAGCGCTTGGTTGTACTTCCCTTTCGCAAAGAGAATGGTATCGATGAAATAGAGTTGGCCGATGTGAAGCCTATAAAGAAAGCACCCACTGCCATTATGTCCCGCACCCCCATATTAGCTTCATATTTAATAGCGCTACGAGATCTTGATGAGAAAATTGACAATGTGTTAGATATACAATTCCTGCATGGCTATTATGAACCGACATTGCTCATTCTGTACGAGCCAGTGCGTACTTTTGCAGGTCGTGTGGCTGTTCGTTCCGACACATGTGTCTTGGTGGCAATTTCTTTAAACATCCAACAACGTGTTCATCCAATTATATGGACAGTGACAGGACTTCCATTTGATTGTTTGCAGGTTTTTCCAATTCAAAAACCCATAGGAGGTTGTTTGGTAACATCGGTAAATGCCATAATGTATCTGAATCAAAGTGTGCCTCCCTATGGTGTATCATTAAACAGTTCTGCGGATCATAGCACTAATTTCCCGCTCAAACCGCAGGATGGCGTTCGCATTAGTTTGGATGCTGCCAATATAGCTTTTATTGATGTCGACAAATTGGTGGTTTCCTTGCGGACCGGAGATCTTTATGTGGTTACTTTATGTGTTGATTCCATGCGAACAGTTCGTAATTTTCACTTCCATAAGGCCGCCGCCAGTGTGCTGACAAGTTGCATGTGTGTTTGCCAAAGTGAATATCTGTTTTTGGGTTCGCGTCTGGGCAATTCCCTTCTGCTGCACTTTACTGAAGAGGACCAAAGCACTGTCATAACCTTGGATGAATACGATACTAATGAGACAACTAGTGGCAATGTAACCACACCCGATGAAACCCGCAAAGCCCGTCGAATTGAAGATGAAGAACTCGAAGTGTATGGCTCGGGAGCAAAGACATCGGTACAGTTAAGAAAATACATATTTGAAGTTTGCGATAGCTTGCTGAATGTTGGCCCCATCAATTTCATGTGTGCAGGCGAGCGTGTCGAATTTGAGGAAGGTGGCACGACAATGCGCCCCCAAGCCAATCAGCTATCAGAGTTAAAAATTGACATTGTGGCATCAATTGGCCATAATAAGAATGGAGCTTTGTGTGTTTTTGCCAACTGCATTGATCCTCAAGTGATAACATCGTTTGAGCTGGATGGGTGTTTGGATGTTTGGACTGTCTTTGATGATGTGAGCAAGAAATCCAACCACCAGGATCACCATGATTTCATGATACTGTCCCAGAGAACTTCGACATTGGTCCTGCAGACAGGAGAAGAAATCAATGAAATTGATAACACTGGCTTTAGCTATAACCAGCCCACAATTTTCGTGGGAAATTTGGGCCAAAATCGTTTCATTGTCCAGGTTACTACTCGTTCGGTGCGGCTGCTGCAAGGAAAACGTCTGATACAAAATGTACCCATCGACGAGGGAGCTCCTGTTGTGCAAGTGTCCACTGCTGATCCATATGTTTGCCTTCGAGTGTTGCACGGCAAGGTCATCACTTTGGCATTGAGAGAAACAAAAGGTACACCGCGATTGGCCATTAACAAAAATACCATCAGCAGTGTTCCAGCGGTTATATCCTTAGCGGCTTACAAAGACCTTTCCGGATTATTTACCACGAAATCTGATGATGTTCTGAATCTAACAGGCAGCAGTGGGAATTCACTTTACAGCGGTTTGGGATATATGAAAGCAGAGCCGAATATGAAAATAGAAGACGAGGAAGATCTTTTGTACGGCGAAACAGGCAATGCCTTCAAAATGAACAGCATGGCTGATTTGGCAAAACAGTCAAGGCAAAAAAATTCTGATTGGTGGCGTCGTCTTCTGATGCAAGTGAAGTCAACCTATTGGTTGGTGGTAGGCAGAGAAAGTGGTACCCTTGAGATATATTCCATGCCCGATATGAAGCTGGTATATTTGGTCAATGATGTAGGTAACGGTGACACCGTGCTGACAGATTCCATGGAATTCGTGCCAGCCAACCTAAACCAGACCGACAATAAACAGGGAATACTGCTGAATTGTATGCCACAGCATGCAAATTCTCCTTTGCCCATTGAATTGTCGTTGGTGGGTCTTGGCTATCAAGGAAACCGACCATTGCTTATGATACGTACCCGCTCGGAATTGTTAATCTACCAAGTGTATCGATATGCCAAGGGCCACATGAAGATACGTTTCCGTAAAATAAACACCATTAACGTACGTGACGACGATGACAAAATGATGGAAGTTGATGACGACGACAACTCGGAATTTGAATCATACAACCTACAAGATCGTTATATTAGCAAACTGAGATTTTTCACCAATATATCGGGCTTGAATGGGGTAGTGGTTTGTGGACCCAATCCTTGCTTTATATTCCTCACCGGCAAGGGCGAACTAAGGGTGCATAAATATACGAATGGCTATTTGAGAAGTTTTTCAGCGTTTAATAACGTCAACTGCCCGCAGGGATTTCTAAGTTTCGATACTACGTTCGATTTGAAGATTTGTGTGCTACCACCATACCTCACCTACGACTCTGCCTGGCCTGCGCGAAAAGTCCCACTGCGTTGTACCCCCAAACAGATTGTTTATCACCGTGAAAATCGAGTGTATTGCCTCATCACCCAAACCGAGGAAATCACTAACAAATATTATCGATTCAATGGCGAAGACAAAGAATTGACGGAGGAAAACAAGGGTGAGCGCTTTATATATCCTACCATGTCGAAATTTACTATGGTACTTGTGAGCCCCGAAACATGGGAAATTGTTCCGGATGCCTCAATTGAATTTGAAAACTGGGAGCATGTGACTGCATTTAAAATAGTCAAACTGGCCTACGAGGGTACACGATCGGGACTCAAGGAGTACCTGTGCATTGGCACCAATTTCAACTACAGCGAAGATATTACATCACGTGGTAATATACATATTTACGATATAATCGAAGTGGTTCCGGAGCCGGGAAAGCCATTAACAAAGTTCAAGTTAAAGgagattttcaaaaaagaacAAAAGGGGCCCGTCTCTGCCATAGCGGACGTTCTTGGGTTTCTTGTAACGGCATTTGGACAAAAGATATACCTTTGGCAACTTACGGACGACGATCTCATAGGCGTGGCGTTTATTGATACCAACATATATGTACATGAAattatttcaatcaaatcgctGATACTTATTGCCGATGTCTACAAGTCCGTGAGTGTTTTACGCTTTCAAGAGGAATTCCGCACATTGTCGCTGGCTTCAAGAGATTTTTACCCATTGGAGGTTTTCGGCATAGAGTTTATGGTGGACAACACAAATTTGGCTTTTCTGGTATCGGATGCCGAGAAGAACTTTATTGTGTACATGTATCAGCCCGAGGTTCGCGAATCTATAGGCGGTCAAAAGCTTTTGCGCAAAGGGGACTATCACCTGGGCCAAACCGTCAACACAATGTTTCGAGTACAATGCCATCAGCGGGGGCCTATGCAAAGGCAACCGTTCATGTATGAGAATAAACATTTCGCCGTCTTTGGTACCCTGGATGGCGGTATAGGCTACTGTATGCCATTGCCAGAAAAAGTTTACCGACGCTTTTTAATGTTGCAGAATGTGCTGCTTTCGTACCAGGAGCATCTATGTGGCTTAAATCCCAAAGAATTTCGTACCATAAAGATGGCAAAGAAACTCTCAATCAATCCTAGCCGCTGTATAATCGATGGTGATTTAATTTGGTCCTTTGCCAATATGACTGTTGCTGAGCGCAATGAGGTCGCCAAGAAAATCGGTACCAAAACTGAGGACATACTAAGTGATCTTTTGGAAATAGAAAGGCTAACCGCtgtgttttaa